A DNA window from Plasmodium brasilianum strain Bolivian I chromosome 12, whole genome shotgun sequence contains the following coding sequences:
- a CDS encoding endoplasmic reticulum chaperone GRP170, translating into MIKRTLILCLSVITFLNNVIIVKSSSLLGIDFGNEYIKVSIVSPGKGFNILLNNQSKRKISNAISFATKVRTFDEEAKVYSSKQPHLTLINSNNFLGYNIFDWLKNNKENLNIENYDENNEAFYSDINNYDFEHGDPASKYFAYDYVVDSKRGTINLKLKNDMVLSSEEVSANILGYIKKLAYTHLNIDYKTKRTLNVNIGCVISVPCNFSQRKKEAIVNASKIAGLELLSIVNGITAAAIHNVHDLPLNTTKLTMYLDVGSKNINVGIATISNVEKDKVRSRSVKVYACEVLENSSGNKIDVLLAEFLRKRFEEKHNISMINDRKAMRKLIISANKAKLLLSAKKSADIFIESLYNNKSLTDSVSRQEFEDLIHDIIMNFKLPINNALKKASFELKDIEALELIGSGWRVPKVLNEITNFFNPLKVGMHLNSDEAVTMGTLYIAAYNSANFRLKDLDYTDIISNEYHVLFEDSTKTKDNESSDEKNIQKELISYNSKYPVTKSVILKYRDNLKISVFENGKMITQYSVNPLDDGTKKKYENLDPPKIKLKFHLDKFGVLNMESMHLMYEEKKQMEGSEEGKENKEGKKDDKEDKNEDKKDDKEDKNEDRKDDKDSSEEIIEENLEKNEEQGSQQRQGGEENKDTDKTEKNKTQVVKHNVSLTYEIKHIKPMTLTYEEIKTKKEFLKKLDQNDINIFLKSEKKNNLESFIYESRSKMKQDMYKQVCKEEIRNEYLKKLEEYEEWLYIENDEPLENVSNKIRELEDIYIPVKERAEELQIRDKLIEETNSKIKEMKEKIKEYYEKKPWAEQTINVVRDSLEKEITWWIQAQEEQKKLDNYSPPYYKAKEVELKFKSINSLVKSLEKIKKPVVKKEKKEENKNTDETKTQNSSQENKENDKNNENNNEILNEKKDKEDAVNDNVNKTDTNTQKGSEAEEQNNSQENTNDAQEKKDEL; encoded by the coding sequence ATGATAAAACGTACacttattttatgtttatctGTTATAACATTTCtgaataatgtaataattgtaaaaagtTCCTCATTATTAGGAATAGATTTTggtaatgaatatattaaggTATCAATTGTATCACCAGGTAAGGggtttaatatattattaaataatcaGAGTAAGAGAAAAATATCAAATGCTATATCTTTTGCTACCAAGGTAAGAACATTTGATGAAGAGGCAAAAGTTTATAGCTCGAAACAGCCTCATTTAACCTtaataaatagtaataacttTTTGgggtataatatatttgattggttaaaaaacaataaagaaaatttgaatattgaaaattacGACGAAAATAATGAAGCGTTTTATAGTGACATAAACAACTACGATTTTGAACATGGGGATCCTgcttcaaaatattttgcatatGATTATGTGGTTGATAGTAAAAGAGGAACTATTAacttaaaattaaagaatgaCATGGTTTTATCGTCTGAAGAGGTCAGTGCAAACATATTAggttatattaaaaaattagcatacactcatttaaatatagattataaaacaaagagaactttaaatgtaaatattggTTGTGTTATATCAGTACCTTGTAATTTTTctcaaagaaaaaaggaagccATAGTAAATGCATCAAAAATAGCTGGTTTAGAATTGTTGAGTATAGTTAATGGGATAACAGCTGCAGCTATTCATAATGTGCATGATTTGCCATTAAATACGACGAAGCTGACTATGTATTTAGATGTTGGGAGTAAGAATATAAATGTAGGTATCGCAACGATTAGTAATGTGGAGAAGGACAAAGTTCGTTCAAGAAGTGTTAAGGTATATGCATGTGAGGTATTGGAAAATAGTTCaggaaataaaatagatGTATTATTAGCAGAATTTTTAAGGAAAAGATTTGAAGAGAAACATAATATTTCTATGATTAATGATAGAAAGGCAATGaggaaattaataatatctgCAAATAAggcaaaattattattgagTGCTAAGAAGTCAgctgatatatttattgaaagtttatataataataaaagtttaaCAGATAGTGTTAGTAGGCAAGAATTTGAAGATTTAATTCATGACataattatgaattttaaACTACCTATTAATAATGCTCTTAAAAAAGCGTCTTTTGAATTAAAAGACATTGAAGCATTAGAATTAATAGGATCAGGATGGAGAGTACCTAAAGTGCTAAATGAAATTACCAATTTCTTTAACCCTTTAAAAGTAGGTATGCATCTGAATAGTGATGAAGCTGTTACTATGGGTACTCTTTACATTGCTGCTTATAATAGTGCAAATTTTCGACTAAAAGATTTAGACTATACAGATATTATTTCGAATGAATATCATGTATTATTTGAGGACAGTACTAAAACTAAGGATAATGAATCTAGTGatgagaaaaatatacaGAAAGAATTAATTAGCTACAATTCCAAGTACCCTGTTACAAAAAgtgttatattaaaatatagagATAATTTAAAGATTTCGGTTTTTGAGAATGGGAAAATGATTACGCAGTATTCTGTAAATCCTTTAGACGACGGGACAAAgaagaaatatgaaaatttagaTCCTCCAAAAATAAAGCTAAAATTTCATCTTGATAAATTCGGTGTTCTGAATATGGAAAGCATGCACCTTATGTACGAGGAGAAGAAGCAAATGGAAGGAAGCGAAGagggaaaagaaaataaagaaggtAAGAAGGATGACAAGGaggataaaaatgaagataagAAGGACGATAAGGaggataaaaatgaagatagGAAGGACGATAAGGACAGCAGTGAAGAAATTATCGAAGAAAACCTCGAAAAGAACGAGGAGCAAGGGTCGCAGCAGCGGCAAGGTGGTGAAGAAAATAAGGATACAGATAAAACagaaaagaacaaaacaCAAGTAGTAAAACATAATGTATCATTAACATACGAAATTAAGCATATAAAGCCAATGACTCTAAcatatgaagaaataaagacAAAGAAggaattcttaaaaaaactAGATCAGAATgatatcaatatttttttgaaatcggaaaaaaaaaataatctagaatcctttatatatgaaagtagaagtaaaatgaaacaagACATGTATAAACAAGTTTGTAAGGAAGAAATCagaaatgaatatttaaaaaaattggaagAATATGAAGAGTGGTTGTATATAGAAAATGATGAACCATTAGAAAATGTAAGTAACAAAATTAGAGAGTTAGAAGATATTTATATTCCCGTTAAAGAAAGGGCAGAAGAACTACAGATAAGAGATAAACTTATCGAAGAAACgaattcaaaaataaaagaaatgaaagaaaaaattaaggaatattatgaaaaaaaaccATGGGCTGAACAAACAATTAATGTGGTAAGGGATTcattagaaaaagaaataacgTGGTGGATTCAGGCTCaagaagaacaaaaaaaattagataaCTATTCTCCGCCTTATTATAAAGCTAAGGAAGTAGAACTAAAATTTAAATCAATTAACTCATTAGTGAAGAGccttgaaaaaattaaaaaacctGTAgtaaagaaggaaaaaaaagaggaaaataaaaatacggATGAAACGAAGACACAAAATTCATCacaagaaaataaagaaaacgataagaataatgaaaataacaatgaaattctaaatgagaaaaaagataaagaagATGCAGTTAATGACAACGTGAATAAAACAGACACAAATACGCAAAAAGGAAGTGAGGCAGAGGAGCAAAATAATTCTCAGGAAAATACAAATGATGCACAGGAGAAGAAGGATGAGCTTTGA
- a CDS encoding TLD domain-containing protein: MGEGHSKHTLNYGNLREEDVEMIRKKFNLNKKEANEKISTLDFIYVYPYILRPYIALVLPSFHEVLRKKCRHKETKSNHYGFNYALNVLFNKSSKKVNNEISLQDIINILSYINSVKSRILIKILFMSFLRYSISHGSNPNNANVNSGNMNGGREIYCNLNDGNPNDGNLSDSNPSDSNPNYANLNDGNPNDDCPNNTLTKFKLEEENEGNTENLSTMERTKGSDKKEDIHASFLNCNDNNSNDNNVNNIYSNNNYGNNGDNDRGNKYNNNINTTSEDEDELGRNRNSFKFVFSDSNVNVINKNKKKERNYKFIKDNIFFLEKNILKNQYPKNYIMKDLISVEEALHHLFTYMYIEQLYLLYPNNILFKLANKSQIPEKNNIPLKKYSTSPYDVTNLNNRKNSWDLAYFFNELFCSLETNLDFRNIIMGFRLFVNSIDNNKNTIYSLVVEYINTTFISLCSNYSNATLKHFMNCENIITEEKKKKKKKSNSGISNSNNNNNSSNGKSYINTGEENRSEEENGLENINDLCMNSIDLIHTIYTNMKMNEIKKQENKNNPKKIEEKYEKSSSIVEIQNSSSGWRGLFLNKTSKILTDEVVFTLRQCSPCFMNNEWYRLYASWKEGTSFNRFMSCLFYYEAPIIIVIKTSDNQILGAVCTTALKDSHLFHGSSNDFLFSASPVFRIIRTNQFGTNYVYLNSKNSFYPKGLGFGGRTECFRLFLSDEFKDSYCTQSDYTYKSGHLYFPHYERDNNKVKEHKNKNNSNDNQYIHYEENDDDEGDEDTFLYKLSINEVEAWGCGDEKALEQQRLMQQNEEACKQERRSTDKSKIVQNSFDKEFLLPKVFVGGKYEKLTQDK; encoded by the coding sequence ATGGGGGAAGGACACTCAAAACATACATTAAATTATGGAAATTTGAGGGAAGAGGATGTAGAaatgataagaaaaaaatttaatttaaataaaaaagaagcaaatgaaaaaattagcaCGTtagattttatatatgtatatcctTATATATTGAGACCATATATTGCCCTAGTATTGCCTTCATTTCATGAAGTACTAAGAAAAAAGTGTCGACATAAGGAAACAAAGAGTAATCATTATGGGTTTAATTATGCTTTAAATGTTCTGTTTAATAAAAGTAGTAAAAAAgtgaataatgaaatatcCCTTCAAgacataattaatatattgtcATATATTAACAGTGTAAAAAGTCGGatacttataaaaattttgtttatgaGCTTTTTAAGATATAGTATATCACATGGTAGTAACCCGAATAATGCTAACGTGAATAGTGGTAACATGAATGGTGGTAGAGAGATATATTGTAACCTTAATGATGGAAACCCGAATGATGGTAATCTGAGTGATTCTAATCCGAGTGATTCTAATCCGAATTATGCCAATCTAAATGATGGTAATCCAAATGATGATTGCCCGAATAACACATTAACCAAATTTAAATTGGAGGAGGAAAATGAGGGCAACACGGAAAACTTAAGCACCATGGAACGTACAAAGGGGAGTGATAAAAAAGAGGACATACATGCTTCCTTCCTCAACTGCAAtgataataacagtaatgaCAATAATGTTAACAATATttacagtaataataattatggcAATAATGGTGATAATGATAGgggtaataaatataataacaatattaatacTACAAGTGAAGATGAGGATGAATTAGGAAGAAACCgcaattcttttaaatttgtgTTTTCCGATTCAAATGtgaatgtaataaataaaaataaaaaaaaggaaagaaattataaatttataaaggataatattttctttttagaaaaaaatattttgaaaaatcagtatccaaaaaattatattatgaaagATTTAATATCAGTAGAAGAAGCCTTACATCatctttttacatatatgtatattgaacaattatatttattatatccaaataatatattattcaaacTAGCTAATAAAAGTCAAATACctgaaaagaataatataccattaaaaaaatactcaACTAGTCCATATGATGTTACgaatttaaataatagaaaaaatagttGGGACTTAGCCTACTTTTTTAATGAacttttttgttcattagAAACAAATTTAGattttagaaatataattatgggTTTTagattatttgtaaattccatagataataataaaaatactatatattCACTAGTGgttgaatatattaataccaCATTTATAAGTTTGTGTAGTAATTATTCTAACGCAACACTGAAGCATTTCATGAATTgcgaaaatataataacagaggaaaaaaaaaagaaaaagaaaaaaagtaacagTGGTattagtaatagtaataacaataataatagcagtaatgGTAAGAGTTACATTAACACTGGTGAAGAAAACAGGTCGGAGGAAGAGAACGGCttggaaaatattaatgactTATGCATGAACAGTATAGATCTAATACATACGATATATACTAACATGAAAatgaatgaaataaaaaaacaagaaaataagaacaaCCCTAAAAAGATAGAagagaaatatgaaaaatcaTCTTCAATTGTCGAAATTCAGAATTCATCCAGTGGATGGAGAggattatttttaaataaaacaagtaaaatattaacagaTGAAGTAGTTTTTACCCTAAGACAATGTTCGCCATGTTTTATGAATAATGAATGGTATAGATTATATGCTTCTTGGAAAGAAGGTACAAGTTTTAATAGATTTATGAGCtgccttttttattatgaagcccctataataattgtaataaaaacaagTGACAATCAAATATTAGGTGCAGTTTGTACCACTGCTCTAAAGGATTCTCATTTATTTCATGGATCCTCAAAtgactttttattttcagcTTCACCAGTTTTTAGAATAATAAGAACAAATCAATTCGGAAcaaattatgtttatttgaATAGTAAAAATTCCTTTTACCCTAAGGGGTTAGGTTTTGGAGGAAGAACTGAATGCTTCAGACTATTTTTGAGTGATGAATTTAAAGACTCTTATTGTACTCAATCTGATTATACTTATAAAAGCGGGCACTTATATTTCCCACATTATGAAAgggataataataaagtaaaagaacacaagaacaaaaataattcgAATGATAATCAGTATATCCATTATGAGGaaaatgatgatgatgaaggCGATGAAGACACCTTTTTGTACAAACTTTCCATAAACGAAGTGGAGGCATGGGGTTGTGGTGATGAAAAAGCATTAGAGCAGCAAAGGTTGATGCAGCAGAATGAAGAAGCTTGTAAGCAAGAAAGAAGATCAACAGACAAATCCAAGATTGTTCAAAATAGTTTTGATAAGGAATTTTTGTTGCCCAAGGTTTTCGTAGGAGGTAAGTATGAAAAACTTACTCAGGATAAATAG
- a CDS encoding aminomethyltransferase codes for MQKGLSFFSNEICYCKIKGFSSFFVIQCNKILTWDSKKKFGTYGAVTRKRQKQRDKFYEERYKHNPNIIPKYSKIKRGSRGGWINNPLKEVTKNSGSNFMYEEKIKEEVSAEERDCINQLIKIRKEFTSGGNLRIGNYSDNNSRSSDRSSGSSSNDYCGVTDVEGIPRNVRSNDDSFSENISPSFNLFSICEGFIDKKKEIIHKIEHPEHFVNTHINYLANEYNNINSVHENDNLNSYPKAPAYLKGQHKRKKKAEKGATFNNDSRMGKMSQLSQMEGINEEDELFWNSQFPGVCINNSAYRDVTSDALDEKTNNNIQSSSNKTRNTSSATEKRYNECIENNRAKKEARENKTMPTFDTIVKHNDFNHVKENMEENTMECDMKKVHIEDIFNYANDEDDLDISCLDVFSTLNTVDRNRRLGSFFCNKNACFILYNNCIVPSKFGDGTISEYFHTRYNCSLFDKSYQLIIKLTGNDCFYICNHFISCDIIKDMKKDDVCYTCILDNKAYIIDIGYVLKGENEITLITSGYYKKGVYEFLSDYILFCKDSGLDIHIEVYNNKRVLSLQGPLATLVFNDVLEYYDWNNRDKILAYLKNVIIMNRSNKYNNILYFNREQNETEFFKIPYMSFKKFKVRKNNNLIVNNATCNPNDDGLINNYEIICIRTGDTGEDGYEFIVDNNISDIYVQLFLNHTKVKLAGAYALDILRMESGFPLYGIDIFKNTTPITASLAWTLKYKKLKERNIFGFQNLLKEYSRKSKFLRVGIISNELIFKTCKIFSYPYKEPIGHITSCTWSPVYKKRIAQGYIKREFAKNNEKILISIPTDIPQEFSKKKKYKILRSRSAHKFALAQVCALPFVDHKY; via the coding sequence ATGCAAAAAggtttatcttttttttcgaatGAAATATGCTACTGCAAAATAAAAGGTTTTTCGAGCTTTTTTGTCATccaatgtaataaaatattaacttgggacagtaaaaaaaagttcGGAACATATGGAGCAGTAACAAGAAAAAGGCAAAAGCAGCGGGATAAGTTTTATGAAGAAAGATATAAACACAACCCGAATATTATACCAAAATATTCGAAGATTAAAAGAGGAAGTAGGGGTGGGTGGATCAATAACCCCTTAAAGGAGGTAACAAAAAATAGTGGAAgtaattttatgtatgaagaaaagataaaagaaGAAGTGAGCGCAGAAGAAAGGGATTGTATAAATCaacttataaaaataagaaaagagTTTACTAGTGGCGGAAATTTGCGCATAGGGAATTATAGTGATAACAACAGTAGGAGTAGTGATAGAAGTAGCGgcagtagtagtaatgaTTACTGTGGTGTAACGGATGTGGAGGGGATACCTCGAAATGTCAGAAGTAACGACGACTCTTTCAGTGAAAACATATCACCCAGTTTTAACCTCTTTTCAATATGTGAAGGTTtcattgataaaaaaaaagaaataattcaTAAGATTGAACACCCAGAACATTTTGTCAATAcgcatataaattatttggcAAATGagtataataacataaacaGCGTGCATGAAAACGATAACTTGAATAGCTACCCGAAGGCTCCTGCTTATTTAAAAGGTCAGCataaaaggaagaaaaaagcCGAAAAAGGTGCCACCTTTAATAATGACAGCAGAATGGGGAAAATGAGTCAATTGAGTCAGATGGAAGgaataaatgaagaagacGAACTTTTTTGGAATAGTCAATTTCCAGGGGTGTGTATTAACAATTCTGCATATAGAGATGTAACCTCCGATGCACTGGATGAAAAGACGAACAATAACATACAAAGTAGTTCAAACAAAACGAGGAATACTTCAAGTGCTACGGAGAAAAGATACAATGAATGTATTGAAAACAATAGAGCAAAAAAAGAGGCACGCGAGAACAAAACGATGCCCACATTTGACACAATTGTAAAACACAATGACTTCAATCATGTGAAGGAAAATATGGAAGAGAACACAATGGAATGTGATATGAAAAAAGTACACATTGAAGACATTTTTAACTATGCAAATGATGAAGATGATTTGGACATTAGTTGTTTAGACGTGTTCAGCACATTAAACACTGTAGACAGGAATAGAAGACTgggttcatttttttgtaataagaATGcatgtttcattttatataataattgtattGTGCCTTCAAAATTTGGTGACGGAACAATAAGCGAATATTTTCATACTAGATATAATTGTAGCTTATTTGATAAATCATATCAACTTATAATAAAGTTAACAGGTAATGACTGTTTTTACATATGCAATCATTTCATTTCTTgcgatataataaaagatatgaAAAAAGACGATGTTTGttacacatgtatattagACAATAAAGCGTATATTATAGATATAGGCTATGTACTAAAAGGggaaaatgaaataacatTAATTACATCTgggtattataaaaaaggggTATACGAATTTTTAAgtgattatattttattttgtaaagaTAGTGGCTTGGATATACATATAgaagtatataataataaaagagtaTTATCTTTGCAAGGTCCCTTAGCTACTCTAGTTTTCAATGACGTTTTAGAATATTATGATTGGAATAATAGAGACAAAATTTTGGCATAcctaaaaaatgttattataatgaatagaagtaacaaatataataatatccTTTACTTTAATAGGGAACAGAATGAAactgaattttttaaaattccaTATAtgagttttaaaaaatttaaagtaaggaaaaataataatcttATAGTGAATAATGCTACATGCAATCCAAATGATGATGGTCTTATTAACAACTAcgaaattatttgtattagaACAGGCGATACAGGAGAAGACGGATATGAATTTATTgtagataataatataagtgATATCTATGTACAGTTGTTTTTAAATCATACAAAGGTAAAATTAGCTGGTGCATATGCTTTAGATATATTAAGGATGGAATCCGGTTTTCCCTTATATGGAAtcgatatttttaaaaatactacTCCTATTACTGCCTCCTTAGCATggacattaaaatataaaaaattaaaagaacgAAACATTTTTGGGtttcaaaatttattgaAAGAGTACAGTAGGaaatcaaaatttttacGAGTTGGTATTATATCGAacgaattaatttttaaaacatgcaaaatattttcttatccATATAAAGAACCGATTGGTCATATTACCTCTTGCACTTGGAGCCcagtatataaaaaacgaATAGCTCAgggatatattaaaagagaGTTTGCAAAAAACAACgaaaaaattcttatttCTATACCTACTGACATTCCTCAAGAATTttcgaaaaagaaaaaatataaaatactaaGAAGTAGATCTGCGCATAAATTTGCACTTGCCCAAGTTTGCGCACTTCCATTTGTTGACCACAAATATTGA
- a CDS encoding U4/U6 small nuclear ribonucleoprotein PRP4, translated as MKISDVLSDSKLHESLKLRKSELNSSQISKDNILEEFDIKNKIRKVSLGIPTKDIDVKNVLRLLKEPICLFGEDSYDKRKRLKTVLVTKYDKLIIKKNNENEEEVEEFKNILKKYYIDFSSLCDVDSPEYIKIKQLEDELVKKRLKEQSIEGKGIDSRDKLKEKFYTESSEELKFSRLDITLKTLPRIFLYKEMINNFQNKYQKEDYENYIISYNEHMKNEFDLYISQLGDDRPLTMGKFSPDNSVFAVSSYNTYINIFNYKNDNYNIVKTLKKGHDDKINCIEWNYPNNYSYYNTLNYTDIRKKDLLLASCSSDKTFCIWRPFPGEDINDYNITHKSYFEGNKKRIRKNNTEIDDTDERKGDHTKIFEKNGHEVKTNCGELKKQASKQNGNKDEYNIEDENEQEVDDKNAKGNKYLLCKVKAHEDRINKICFHPLNKYVLTCSEDETIKFFDIETQKELFYQEGHNAIVYTATFNPYGNLYLSGDSKGGLMLWDIRTGRNIDKKQAVHNNCIMNINFNPFMPNMFCTCSSDNTIKIFDLRNFKISCNILAHNKIVTDAIFEPTYGRYITSCSFDTFIKIWDSVNFYCTKILYNNENKVRNVDISPDGKFISSTSFDRTWKLYKNTEFVQDNILSHLF; from the coding sequence atgaaaatcaGCGATGTCCTTAGTGATTCAAAATTACATGAAAGCCTAAAATTAAGAAAGAGTGAGTTGAACAGCAGTCAAATTAGTAAGGACAATATATTGGAAGaatttgatataaaaaataagataagaAAAGTTAGCTTAGGTATTCCAACAAAAGATATAGatgtaaaaaatgttttaaggTTATTAAAGGAAcctatttgtttatttggtGAGGACAGTTATGATAAGAGGAAAAGATTAAAAACTGTTTTAGTCACAAAATATGATAAactgataataaaaaaaaataatgaaaatgaagaagaagtTGAAGAATTCAAGaatatcttaaaaaaatattatattgatTTTAGTAGTTTATGTGATGTAGATTCTcctgaatatataaaaataaaacaactAGAAGATgaattagtaaaaaaaagattaaaagaACAAAGTATAGAAGGAAAGGGAATTGATTCTAGGGATAAATTAAAGGAGAAGTTTTATACAGAAAGTTCAGAAGAGCTCAAATTCTCACGTCTAGATATAACGCTAAAAACATTACctagaatatttttatacaaagaaatgataaataattttcaaaacaaatatcaaaaagaagattatgaaaattatattatttcttataatgaacatatgaaaaatgaattcgatttatatatttcacaGTTAGGTGATGACAGACCATTAACCATGGGAAAATTTTCCCCTGATAACAGCGTTTTTGCAGTAAGTAGTtataacacatatattaatatatttaattacaaaaatgataattataatattgtaaaaactCTTAAAAAAGGTCATGATGATAAGATAAACTGCATAGAGTGGAACTACCCCAATAATTATTCTTActataatacattaaattatacagatataaggaaaaaagatTTATTGCTAGCTTCCTGCTCATCAGATAAAACCTTTTGTATATGGAGGCCTTTTCCAGGTGAAGACATAAACgattataatattacacaTAAAAGCTATTttgaaggaaataaaaaaagaattagaaaaaataacacTGAAATAGATGATACAGATGAAAGGAAAGGAGATCACAccaaaatttttgaaaaaaatggtCATGAAGTGAAGACGAATTGTGGAGAGCTTAAGAAGCAGGCTAGTAAACAGAATGGGAATAAggatgaatataatatagaagATGAAAATGAACAGGAGGTGGATGACAAAAATGCCAAAGGCAACAAATATTTGCTATGTAAAGTAAAAGCTCATGAAGACAGAATAAATAAGATATGTTTTCATCCTTTgaacaaatatgtattaacATGTTCAGAAGAtgaaacaataaaattttttgatatagAAACTCAAAaggaattattttatcaagAAGGGCACAATGCTATAGTATATACTGCTACATTTAATCCTTAtggaaatttatatttatcaggAGATTCAAAAGGCGGATTAATGTTATGGGATATTAGAACAGGAAGaaatatagataaaaaaCAAGCAGTTCATAATAACTgtattatgaatattaattttaatccATTTATGCCAAATATGTTTTGTACGTGTTCTTCGGATAAcactattaaaatatttgacttgagaaattttaaaatttcttgtAATATACTAGCGCACAACAAAATTGTCACAGATGCAATTTTTGAACCAACATATGGTAGATACATAACATCATGTTCTTTTGAcacttttattaaaatatgggactctgtaaatttttattgcactaaaattttatataataatgaaaataaagtaaGAAATGTTGACATATCCCCTGATGGTAAATTTATATCCTCCACTTCTTTTGACAGAACATGGAAATTGTACAAAAACACAGAATTTGTTCAGGACAATATTCTTTctcatttattttga
- a CDS encoding hypothetical protein (conserved Plasmodium protein) translates to MFQKFVSDILNKILGNFIYGLDEEKIGLSDLLSGKLELTNIHFKQSIIDLIDIPCRLNFGCVGYFKINLPIFYFMKNPINVYIEDVIIVLSTIPSKYFDDKLYKEKYIENKKNYLLSSEYRAIVCSIEGGVIWQMILSLINNINISIKNVHIRIEDFSSNPSNCFAFGINIEEVFLSLPKEGLPFKRDGYYTKKNELVNNTMINMITVKKLGFYMDYLDMKKLINRKYFAQRNNPFVKNLHQYNNTDHEERNNVTKKKGKKKKKKNISINYF, encoded by the coding sequence ATGTTTCAAAAATTTGTATCCGACAtactaaataaaattttgggtaattttatttatgggTTAGATGAAGAGAAAATCGGTTTAAGTGATTTATTAAGTGGAAAACTAGAATTAACGAACATACATTTTAAACAGTCTATTATTGATTTAATTGATATACCATGTAGATTAAATTTTGGATGTGTaggatattttaaaattaatttacccatattttattttatgaaaaatcctataaatgtatatatagaagATGTTATAATAGTCCTTTCTACTATTCCTTCTAAATATTTCGATGACAagttatataaagaaaaatatatagaaaacaaaaagaattatttgtTATCCTCTGAATATAGAGCTATTGTTTGTTCTATAGAAGGGGGAGTAATATGGCAAATGATTTTAtccttaataaataatataaatatatcaataaaaaatgttcatataAGAATAGAAGATTTTTCAAGTAACCCATCGAACTGCTTCGCATTCGGCATAAATATAGAAGAGGTTTTTTTAAGTCTCCCCAAAGAAGGTCTACCGTTTAAAAGAGATGGGTactatacaaaaaaaaatgaacttgttaataatactatgataaatatgattacagttaaaaaattaggaTTTTATATGGATTACTTAGATATGAAAAAGCtgataaatagaaaatattttgcaCAAAGAAATAATCCATTTGTTAAAAACTTGCAccaatataataatacagaccatgaagaaagaaataatgttacaaaaaagaaggggaaaaaaaagaaaaaaaaaaacatatccataaattatttctaa